TTTATTATTAAAATTTCTGTAAGTATTTAAAGTATTTAAAGGTTCTTTACTTTTATTTCCGCTTTGCTGATCTATTGTTGTAATTACGCATCTTGCACAAGGTTTAACAACTGTGAAATTTAGATTACCAATTTTAATATTTTTCCAATTATCTTCATCATGGGGATTTCCGCCGGAAAAAACGAAATTGGTTCTAAATTGATTCATGGAAATTGGATTTGATAATTTTTCATTTAATAATTTTAAAGACTCTTCTCCAATTATTAAAAACGGATATCCGTCTGCAAAACTTACATTTTTACTTTCCGGAAAATATTTCGTTGATGTTTTTCGTTCAAATAAATCGGGCATGTAAACCAATTTACAATTAAAATCCAGTGCTTCGCTAAACCAATCGTTTACAATTTTTTCATATTCAACAGAATCACAAAAATCTTCCCAAACCTGAACTTTAATTTTGTTATCCGGAAAAACTCTTAGGGAAATTTTTAATAGTTCTAAGTTTTTTCTTTTATGGTTAAAAACTAAATCTTCATTTTCAATTTTAACATCAATAAAAATCATTTTAGGAAAAAGTCGTTGCGTAATAAACATATTCTCGGAATCGACAAGCATCCATCTTCTATCAAATTTCAATCCTCTTTCTTCTACTAATGATTCTTGCAAAGAAATTCCCGATAAAGATTTTACCGGGAAAATGTTTATTTGAGTTAAAGTGTATTCCGACATTATTAATTTTAGTTTAGTTGAAATCTTCTAAGATAATTTATTTGTCCTAAATGATAATTAAGATGTGTTATTAAGTGAAGTAAAAAATGTCCAATCTCAACATCACCAAGAGAAATTTTTTCCGTATAAATTTCAGAAAATCTTGATTCATCAAAATCATTTAGAGTTTGTAATACAATTTTTTTTGTTTCATTTATGTTTTGGATTATTTCATTTTTAGAAATATTTTTTAGTGAAAATTCTTTGTCTCTTTCTCTTGTGTATTCAAAACCACCAAGTCTAAATCCAATAAAATGTTTTAAATTTCCGCAAAGATGTAAAGCTAAATTTCCGGCTGAGTTTTTAATGTCGCCCATAACAATCCATAAATTTTCTTCTATTTCAAAAAGTTGAATTTCCGAGATTAACTTTTCCAAATCTCTTTCAAATATTTTTATCAAATTATCTTTAAACATTTCTTTTCCTTTCCAATGCAAAGGTGGCATCTTTATTTTTTTGCTTTTACATTTTAATTATTAAAGATCCGTCTCGAAAAAGAAAAGATGTGATCTTTGCTTAATTATAAATTTAAATTTCACCTTCATACTTTAACCATTCTTGCGTTCTGTGGAAAAATAAAACATATCCGCGGACTTGCAATTTTCCATTTTCAACCCAAAGTTTGCAATCGTAAACTTTACCTTTTTTGGGGTCAAGAATTTCTCCATCTTCCCAAACTCCATCATCTCCTTTTTCCATATCGGTTATAATTGTCATTCCCAGTATTTTTTTATTTTTTCTCGAATCATCGTCATCACACTTATCACAAATTGGATCGGGATCTTCGCCGGCTTTTCTAAATAGTTTAACAATATCACCGAATACTTTTCCGTCTTTTACATAAACCTTAACAACAGATTTTGGCTGACCGGTTTCGTCATCGATAGTTTTCCATAATCCTTCAACTTTTTCTTTTTGAGCATAAATATTTGCACTTAATATAAATGCAACCAAAACAACAAATACATAAATTATTTTTTTCATTTAGATCTCCTAAAAAGTATTGTTATCAAAAATTAATTTAATTCTTTTTCCAATGCAATTTTTAATTCTTTACATTTTTGTAAAGTTTCTTTGTATGTTGTTAATTGTTGTATAATTGTTATCCTAAAACCAATTATAATGTTTTTTAGTTTTCTATCTACTTTTAGGTTTTCGTAGGTAAAATTTTTTGATAAATCTATTTTGTCTATAACATATTCGGTCCAATATTTGTCAAGAAACTTAATTGTTATATTTTCTATAAAAGGTATTTTTTTATAAAGTTCATAGGTTTCAATAATAAGATTTTTCAAATTTAAGTTTGATATTGCCTCAAACCCACCGGAATATTTAATCGACTCAAATGCTGCAGAAATGGTATTTATTTGTGAAATATTCCCCATTGTTCCAATGTGTGAAAACAAATTTTGAACATTAAATTTGTTTGATTTAATTAAATCGATAGCACTTTTATTATGCATTGAATCTTGTTCCGTGGATTTAATTTCTTTTTCTAAATTTTGAATATTTGCGTTAGTTTCTTCAATGATACTTTTTAAATATTTTACTTCTAATTCTTTATCCTTTCTACCCTCATTCCAATTATTTAAAGCAAATGCTGCCGTTATGCCAATAAAAACAACTATTAATTCTATAAAGTGATTTATCCAATTAATATTTTTATTAACCATTTCTAACTCCAATCTATTTTCAAACTATTTTTTACTTTCTAATTTAATAACAGAAACTTCCGGAGTTGAATTATATCTTACGGGAGCAAGTGACATTCCCAAACCTTTTGTAACAATCATTAACATATTTTCAAATTTAAATTCACCTCGCATATACGGAGTTTCAATCATTGTTGGTGAAAGATTTTGAAAAGGAAACAGAAATGTAATTTGTCCGCCGTGCGTGTGTCCCGCTAAAAATAAATCATAATTTTTTTCATGCGCTTTTTTAACCAAAAATTCCATTGGCTGATGTGTAAGAAATATTCTCAAATCTGCGTTGGAATTGTTTGAAGTTATCAAATCTAAAGTGTTTTCCGAAATTGTTTCAACGTAAGTGTTAGTAACAAATGTTACTTCAAGATTTGCATTTTTTATTCCCAAAATTAATTTGTTATTATCAATCATTGGAATATTAACTTTAGATAATGCATTTGTAACTTCGCTTAAACTTCTTTCATTATCACCACGATAAGCCCAATTATCATGATCACCAACACATGTGAAAATTCCATATTTAGATTTCAGTTTACTTAACTGATTTGCAGAAAGTTCAATAAAATCCGGCGTGCTGGTAATCATATCACCAGCCATTAAAATTAAATCTGGATTTGTAGCATTAACTTTTTCAAAAAAATTTGACAATCTTTTTTCATCGGTATATCTATCTGCTTGAATATCTGAAATAAATGCAATCTTAAATCCATCTAAACTTTTAGGCAAATTTGCTTTCGTGAATTTTATTTCATTTATATCAACTGCGTTGTAATCATAAACAATTCTTGAAGGAACGTAAATTAATGCACAAATAAATATGAGGAAAAAAAGTAAGGATTTTACATAAATAATTTTTGATTTAACATTTTTGATAAAAGGTAAACTTAACAGATGAAGTATTTCTATAATTAGAAAAAACAATGTCGCTTGAACAATTATCATTGTTCCAACCCAAAACGGATAAAGAACAAAATAATCGAAAAAAATATTTTCCGGCGGCTGGAAGTAACCGATTTTATTGATGAAAACGTAAATCCATGCAAAAATTGCAATTATTGGATAAATGTTAACGATTGTTAAAAAAAACCATTTTACTATTTTTATTTTCTTTTCAGAAATTTTAGGAAATAAAAACTTTATTGAACTTACTACTTTTTTTACAAAGTAAATTTCAAGAATTATTACAGAAAGCAAAACAAGAATTACTTTAATAGCGAACGGCATATTTTTTTATTTTTTAGAGAGTTTTTATTTCCAAAAATTACATTATTTATAAACTAAATTATATTAATTATTTCTATCAAATCATTTATAAAATAATCCGGATTGTAAGTTTTTAATTCTTCCAATTTTCTATATCCATAAGCAACAACTGCGGTTTTGGCTCCGGCATTTTTTCCGCAAAGTATATCTAATTCCGTATCCCCAACCATTAAAGAATTTTTTGGATTTGCTTTAACTTCATCACAAATTTTAAAGAATTGATCCGGAGCCGGTTTAATCTGAATTCCAATTTTTCGTCCTTCAATAACATCCAAATATTTTGTTATTCCAAAATGATTACAAATATTTTCCGCTTGATCCTGTGCTTTTGTGGTAAGCAATCCGGTTTTAATATTTTGCGATTTTAATTCTTGAAATAAATTTTCTGCATTGTTGTATAAATGCGAATCATCAATAAAATCAAAGTAAAGTTTTTTATATTCCTTAATAAAAAGTTCAACGTCGGGAACGTAAATATTGCATCCTTCAAAAATATCTTTAAAATGATGACCCAATAAATTGTAAAATATTTCTCTATCGATATTGGTTTGTAAATTCAATTTTTCTAAAGTTTTAACTGCAGCCTTGTAAATATTTTCATGAGAATTTACAAGTGTTCCGTCTAAATCAAATACTACACATTCAATCATTGTTACCCTTTTTCCTTTTCTTAATCTTACTCTTATTCTTAATCCTAATCTTCTTGGTTTGCAATCTTAAAACTGAGTAAGAAAAAGATTAAGATTAAGAGTTTTCCGAATAATTATTTATTTTATTAAATATTTTTTAACACAGATTCCGGTATTTCTCAAAAACAATAAAAACGAAATGACAAATTTATTTAATAACATAATTCTCTATTTACTATTTAAACTTCTTAATCTTACTCTTATTCTTAATCCTAATCTTCTTGGTTTGCAATCTTAAAACTAAGTAAGAAAAAGATTAAGATTATGATTAAGTACAAAACATTTATATTTGTGAAAGAAATTAAAATCCATAAATTGTAAAACCGCCATCTACAGCAATTGTTTGTCCGGTTATATAAGAAGCCTTATCCATACACAAAAATGCCGCAAGCGATGCAACTTCTTCCGGTTTACCAATTCTTTTCATCGGAGTTCTTTCAATTACAGCTTTCAAATATTCTTCATCTTTCATTAAATTTTCAACAAGCGGAGTATCAATATACCAAGGAGCTATTGCGTTTACACGAATATTAACTTCTGCCCATTCAACTGCTAAATTTTTTGTTAATTGAACCATTGCTGCTTTTGTCATTGCATAAGGTGAGCCGGTTCGCAGATGGGTTAATCCAGCAACAGAAGTAATATTTACAACACTTGAATTTTCAGATTTTTTCAACATTGGATAAAAAAGTCGAGATAATTCAAAAGTTGAAATCAAATTTGTGTTTATTACTTTTTCATATTCTTCAATTGTAAAATCAATTGTTTTTTTGCGAATGTTTGTACCAACATTGTTTATTAAAAAATCTAAATTTTCCCAATGATTTTTAACTTCGTTTACTAATTCATTTCTATCATTTGGATTACTTAAATCTTTTGATGAACTTAAAACTACATAACCGTGTTTGCTCCATTGAGCTAATTTTTCTTTAAGTAAATTTTTTGTGCGTGCTACAATAAAAATATCTGCACCAAGCTTTAAAAATTCATCTGCAATTGCAAGACCAATACCTTTTGTTCCGCCTGTAATTAAAGCTTTTTTACCATGTAAATTCCAGTTGTTCATTTATTCACCTCGGTAAATAATTATCCAGTAAAAGATAATACAATTTAACTTTTATTTAAAATGAAACAACAAGTTGAGCAAAAAATTAATTAAATTTACGATTGTAAAAAATTTTTATACAATAATTATTTGGAGATTAGAAATGCCAGTCGTTGATTTTAAGAAATATTGCCAAATGCTTGATAATGCTAAGAAAAATAAATTTGCGTATCCGGCAATTAATGTTGTTTCAGAATCTTCTGCAAATGCAGTTTTACAAGCTTTAGCTGAAACAAAATCTGATGGAATTATTCAAGTTAGCACCGGCGGCGGCGAGTTTGCTTCTGGTTTAGCAGTTAAAAATGCTGCTTTAGGAGCAATATCTATTGCGCGTCATGTACATTTCATTGCAGAACAATATGATATAAATGTTGCTCTTCACACTGATCATTGCCAAGCAAAAAAAGTTGATTCTTTCTTAAAACCGCTTATTGAAGAATCACGAAAAAGAGTTGCAAACGGAGAAAAACCATTATTCAACTCGCACATGTTTGATGGTTCTGAACTACCATTAAAAGAAAATATGGATGTTGCAGTTGGTTTGTTAAAAGAATGCAGTGAATTAGGAATTATTTTAGAAGTTGAAGCTGGCGTTGTTGGCGGTGAAGAAGATGGTGTAAATAACGAAGGCGCTCCAGCATCAAAACTTTACACAACTCCAGAAGATATGTTATACGTTTATGAAAGATTATCTGAAGTTAAAGGTGCGCGGTATATGTTTGCCGCAACTTTTGGCAATGTTCACGGCGTTTACAAACCAGGTAATGTAAAACTAAAACCAATTATTTTGAAACAAGGTCAAGACGCGGTTGTTGCAAAATACGGAGAAGCGGCTTCTTTTGATTTGGTTTTCCACGGCGGAAGCGGTTCAAGTTTGGAAGAAATTAGAGAAACATTAGAATATGGCGTTGTTAAAATGAATGTTGATACCGATACGCAATATGCTTTTACTCGACCAATAGCTGAACACATGTTAAGAAATTATGACGGTGTTCTTAAAATTGATGGTGAAGTTGGAAATAAAAAACATTATGATCCAAGAAGTTATTTAAAGAAAGCGGAAGAATCGATGAAAAATAGAGTAATTGAAGCGGTAAAAGATTTGCGTGCAGAAGGAACAACTTTAGGAAAATAATTTAGTTTATTTTCAAAAACCCAATTTCCAAAAGAAGTTGGGTTTTTTTATATCAAAACTTTTAGTTAAAATTAACGTCAAATAAAACACAAAATCCTTAAATAATTATGAAAGAAAAATTATGAGCAAAATTATCCAATTTGGTGAGGATGTAAAGGGTTACAATATCCGAGTTTTAAATGAAAGAGAAATTAGAGCTGCGGCTGGAATTCTTTTCGTATTAATGTTTATAGCAATTTTAAAAGTGATTTTTACAGCAGATTTTACATTGCTAAAATATGCAATTGTTATTTTTCTTACGGATATGGTTATCCGAGTGTTTATAAATCCAAAATTTTCACCAACATTAATTATTGGAAGATGGGTTGTAAAAAATCAAACTCCCGAATATGTTGGAGCGGTTCAGAAAAAATTTGCTTGGTATATTGGAATTGCTCTTGGAATTATAATGTTAGCTTTGCAAGTAATAGTAAATTCTTATAGTCCAATTACCGGAATGATTTGCTTAATTTGTTTAATCTTTTTGTTTTTCGAATCTGCGTTTGGAATTTGTTTGGGATGTAAATTCTATCCGATGTTATTCAAAGATAAAGTTCAATATTGCCCCGGTGAAGTTTGCGAAATTAAAGATCGTCACGAAATCCAAAAAACTAATTTTGTGCATTTAGCTATTGTGTTGGGATTTGTAGCATATATCATAATAACAGTTTTTCTTTTCGATGAAAATTTTAGTAAAAAACCGTATGATTTGTTTGGAATTGATAACAGAACGGAAGTTGTAAAAAATTAAAATTTGTTTTTGTAGAATTCGTAAAGTGAAATTAATAATGATGCCGTCTTTTAAAAAGATGGCTTTTTTATAATCATAGATATTGTTTTCATTTACTGAGCCGGGATTTTCATTTAGAATCTCAGTGTTTTTATTTGAATAGCTTTCTAATAAATTTTGTTTGAGATGTCTCACGAAATACTTTAGAGACAACCTAACTTTTCATTCTGAAACTCGAGGTGTTTTCTGGTAAAATATCTCTATTATTTTTTTTCGAGTGACAAATTGTAATATTTCAAATATTTATCTGTTATTGTTCATACAAATAATTTGAGGAATTTGTGAAATCAATTTTAATAATAATTTTTACTTCAATAATTATTTTTTGTTCATGCAAATCCGAAAAAAATATCAAACCGATTTCCGCAGAATATAAAAAGGAAATTGAAGATTGGCATAAAAAGAGAATTGAAAATTTAAAAAAAGAAACCGGATGGCTTAATTTGGTTGGACTTTTCTGGCTTCAAGATGGAGAAAATTCTTTTGGTTCTGGTGAAAATAATAAAATAATTTTTCCGAAAAATTCTCCTACCGAAATTGGAAAATTTATTAAAAATGATTCAAAAATTTTATTTGAAAGTAATCCGAATGTAAATGTTTTTTCTGATGGAAAAAAAGTTGATAAGATTGTTATGAAAATTGATTTGAGCGGAAATCCAACAATTTTAGAATCGGGCTCTTTAAAATGGTTTATTATCAAACGTGATGAAAAATATGGAATTCGATTAAGAGATTTAAATTCAGATCTTGTAAAAAATTTCAGTGGAATTGAAAGATTTCCAATTGATGAAAATTGGAAAATTACTGCAAAATTTATTCCGTACGAAAAACCAAAAGAAGTTGAAATTCCCACAATTATTGGAACGATTGAAAAAGAAATTTCGCCGGGAAAATTGAATTTAAAAATCGATGAAAAGGAATATTTTCTTGAGCCAACATCAGCCGGAGAAAAATTATTTTTAGTTTTTGCAGATTTAACAAGCGGAGAAGAAACTTATGGCGCTGGAAGATTTTTAGTTGTTGAAAAGCCAGATTCTAATAATAATGTAATTATTGATTTTAACAAATCTTATATTCCGCCTTGTGCATTTACAAAATTTGCAACATGTCCACTGCCAACAGATGAAAATAAATTAAGAGTTAAAATTACAGCCGGTGAAAAAAATTTCGGCGAGGAACACTAATCTGCGCAGTTAAATTTTACGGTAAATGTGCTTCCTTTTCCTTTTTTACTTTTAATAAAAATTTCTGCATTGTTTAGCGAACAGTATTTTTTTACGAGCGCAAGTCCTAAACCGTTTCCCTCAAATTTTCTTGAGTAACCTTGTGTTTCTTGCGTAAAGGGATTAAATATTTGTGTGAGAAATTCATCGGAAATTCCAATACCAGTATCGGTAACATCAACATATAATTTATTATCATCTAAGTTGTATGATTTTATTATAATCTCACCTTGATTTGTATACTTAATTGCATTATCAATTAAGTTAGTAAAAAGTTGTCCTACAGAATATGAATCACCGTTTATAAAAGAATTATTGCTGTTTCTTTCTAAGTGTAATTGTAACCCTTTGTTTACAGCATCAATTTTAAATTCATCAAATAATGGATATAAAACTTCTTCATTTAAATTTAGACGTTGTACAATTACTTCATAAGTTCCGGTTTGCATTTGCGACATATTTAAAATTGAATCAACTGTTCTAATAAGTCTTTGTCCGCCTATAGAAATTGATCGGAAAATATCTTCGAATTGAAATAAGTTTAAATCATATAATTCATCTTTTAGTAAAGAGCTGTAGCTTAAAATTGTATTAACCGGAGTTCTAATTTCATGCGACATGCTTGCAAGAAATTCGGTTTTTAGTCGGTTAGATTTTTCCGCACTTTCTTTTGCAGAAATTAGAGAATCCGCTGCCCGTTTTCTTTCTGTTAAATTTGTTATTATGGCAACAACAATTTCTTCACCTTCAGAAAAAATAATTGTAGAGCTTACTTCAATTGGAATAGTTTCTCCACTTTTCGAAATTTGTGAAGTTTCGAATTGATCAGAACCAAGTTCAACCAATCTCGGATATCCGACATTATCCCAAAAATCTTGATTCCAGTTTGGATCAAGATCGGGGACTTTCATTTTTGTAAGTTCTTCAAACGAATAACCCAACATTTTTACAGCAGCATTATTAACATATGTAATCTCTGCTTTTTTATTTATGAAAAATATAGGAGAACTACCCATTTCAACAGCCATTTGTGTTGTTACAAGTTTTTTTTGAGCCAGTTTTTGATAAGTAATATCTCTAACATTTGCAAGAATGAAATCATTATTATCAATTGAAATTTTTGTTAGAAAAACTTCTACGGGAAACTCAAAATTTTCTTTCGGTCTTTTTGCTTTCCACTCAAAAAGTTGATTTTCTCCGGCAACAACACTTCTCCAATATTCTAAAGCTTTGTCCATCGGACTATCATCGCTTGATATTTGGCTTATATTCATTGATAAAGCTTCATTCTTGCTGAGGTTATACATACTTAAAACTTTATCATTTACATCAATTATTTCTCCATTAACATCATGAATAAATATTGCATTGTAAACATTATCAAAAACTTTTCTTAAAATTTCCTTTGTTCGTATTAAAGTATTGTTTGATCTTTTTTGCTCAGTAATATTTCTAAGATTTGCAAGAATGTAATTATTTTCTTTTATGGATAATTTTGTTAAATAAATTTCAATATCGTAAAGTTGAGAATCTTTTAAGGAATTTGTTTTAATTTCAATTACTTTGTTTTCGCCATTTAATACATTTTTCCATTCGGATCTTAATTTTTCTAAATTGGAAGGACTTTTTACAATATCTGAAATATTTAATTTAAGCGCTTGCTCAATTGTAATATTATGAAAGCTTAAAACTCTCTCATTAACTTTTATAATTTTTCCGTCAAGATCATGTATTATAATTCCATTATATCCGCTGTTAAAAACGGTAGATAAAATTTCCTCGGATTCTTTTAAATTATTTTCTGCAATTTTTCTTTTGGTAATATCTTCAACGGTTCCTTCAAAAATAACATTTCCATTTTCATCAATATCTTTGCGGGCACTTTCAGAAATGTAAATTATTGAGCCATCTTTTCTTTTCCATTCGGATTCAAAACCAACAATATTTCCGTTTTTATTAAGAAGTTCTATAAATTCGTCTCTTCTTTTAGGATTAACATATCCGGAACCAACAGAATTTTTCGCTTCAATTTCTTCGTCAGAATCGTATCCAAGCATATTTTTTAATGCATTGTTTGCCATTAAAAGTTTGCCGCAAATAGAAGTTCTATAAAGTCCAAGAGTAGCATTTTCAAACAAACTTCTAAATCTTTTTTCACTTTCAATTAGTTTTTTTTCCATTGAAGATTTGAACAAAGCAATTTCAATAGATGTGTGAAGCTCACGGACTTCAATTGGTTTTATTATAAAAGCATATGGTGAAGAAACTTTTGCTCGCTGAAGAGTTTCATCATCAGAATAAGCAGTCATATAAATTATTGGAACATTATATTTTTCTCTAATTTGTTTTGAAGTTTCAATTCCGTCTAAATCGCTACGCAAATTAATGTCCATCAAAATTAAATCTGGTAAAATTTTTTCTACAGATTGAATTGCATCTTCACCGCTGAAAACGGCATCGGAAACGGCATAGCCCAAATCTTCAAGTCGGCTTTGTATTTCAAGAGAAACAATGCTCTCGTCCTCAACAATTAAAATTTTGGGCTTATTCATGTTTCTTTAGTTCTTATTTTATTTCTATCAATAAAATTAATTTTATATTCGGTTCCGTTTACAGTATTTATTTGAAGCGAGCCTTCAATTTGATTTACCAAACTATTTATAAGCTGAAAACCAAGTGATTTTGAAGTTCTTTTTTCAAAATCAGAAGGCAATCCAATTCCATTATCGGCGATTGTTAAATTATATTTTAACTCATCAAGTTTTTTTAACGAAACAATAATTCTTGGTTTTTCAACTTTGTGATGTTCCGGAAAAGCATATTTCATGGAGTTTGAAACTATTTCATTTAAAATCAAACCACACGGAACAGCGGTATCAATATTTAACTTAATTTCTTCCGATTCAACAATAGTTCTTATGCGCCCATTATTTTTATATGAACTAAAAATGTAACTTGTCAAATTTTGAATATACTCTTTGAAATCAATATGAGAAAGTGTTTTTGATTGATAAAGTTTTTCATGCACCAAGGACATTGATTTCACGCGAGTTTGACTGTCTTTAAATATAGTTTGAATTTCTTCATTTTCAAATTTTTTACTTTGA
The nucleotide sequence above comes from Ignavibacteriota bacterium. Encoded proteins:
- a CDS encoding MOSC domain-containing protein; its protein translation is MSEYTLTQINIFPVKSLSGISLQESLVEERGLKFDRRWMLVDSENMFITQRLFPKMIFIDVKIENEDLVFNHKRKNLELLKISLRVFPDNKIKVQVWEDFCDSVEYEKIVNDWFSEALDFNCKLVYMPDLFERKTSTKYFPESKNVSFADGYPFLIIGEESLKLLNEKLSNPISMNQFRTNFVFSGGNPHDEDNWKNIKIGNLNFTVVKPCARCVITTIDQQSGNKSKEPLNTLNTYRNFNNKIMFGQNVICHNEGIIKVGETISFE
- a CDS encoding DinB family protein, whose product is MFKDNLIKIFERDLEKLISEIQLFEIEENLWIVMGDIKNSAGNLALHLCGNLKHFIGFRLGGFEYTRERDKEFSLKNISKNEIIQNINETKKIVLQTLNDFDESRFSEIYTEKISLGDVEIGHFLLHLITHLNYHLGQINYLRRFQLN
- a CDS encoding DUF2147 domain-containing protein; the protein is MKKIIYVFVVLVAFILSANIYAQKEKVEGLWKTIDDETGQPKSVVKVYVKDGKVFGDIVKLFRKAGEDPDPICDKCDDDDSRKNKKILGMTIITDMEKGDDGVWEDGEILDPKKGKVYDCKLWVENGKLQVRGYVLFFHRTQEWLKYEGEI
- a CDS encoding metallophosphoesterase — protein: MPFAIKVILVLLSVIILEIYFVKKVVSSIKFLFPKISEKKIKIVKWFFLTIVNIYPIIAIFAWIYVFINKIGYFQPPENIFFDYFVLYPFWVGTMIIVQATLFFLIIEILHLLSLPFIKNVKSKIIYVKSLLFFLIFICALIYVPSRIVYDYNAVDINEIKFTKANLPKSLDGFKIAFISDIQADRYTDEKRLSNFFEKVNATNPDLILMAGDMITSTPDFIELSANQLSKLKSKYGIFTCVGDHDNWAYRGDNERSLSEVTNALSKVNIPMIDNNKLILGIKNANLEVTFVTNTYVETISENTLDLITSNNSNADLRIFLTHQPMEFLVKKAHEKNYDLFLAGHTHGGQITFLFPFQNLSPTMIETPYMRGEFKFENMLMIVTKGLGMSLAPVRYNSTPEVSVIKLESKK
- a CDS encoding HAD family hydrolase, translating into MIECVVFDLDGTLVNSHENIYKAAVKTLEKLNLQTNIDREIFYNLLGHHFKDIFEGCNIYVPDVELFIKEYKKLYFDFIDDSHLYNNAENLFQELKSQNIKTGLLTTKAQDQAENICNHFGITKYLDVIEGRKIGIQIKPAPDQFFKICDEVKANPKNSLMVGDTELDILCGKNAGAKTAVVAYGYRKLEELKTYNPDYFINDLIEIINII
- a CDS encoding SDR family oxidoreductase; this translates as MNNWNLHGKKALITGGTKGIGLAIADEFLKLGADIFIVARTKNLLKEKLAQWSKHGYVVLSSSKDLSNPNDRNELVNEVKNHWENLDFLINNVGTNIRKKTIDFTIEEYEKVINTNLISTFELSRLFYPMLKKSENSSVVNITSVAGLTHLRTGSPYAMTKAAMVQLTKNLAVEWAEVNIRVNAIAPWYIDTPLVENLMKDEEYLKAVIERTPMKRIGKPEEVASLAAFLCMDKASYITGQTIAVDGGFTIYGF
- the fbaA gene encoding class II fructose-bisphosphate aldolase, with protein sequence MPVVDFKKYCQMLDNAKKNKFAYPAINVVSESSANAVLQALAETKSDGIIQVSTGGGEFASGLAVKNAALGAISIARHVHFIAEQYDINVALHTDHCQAKKVDSFLKPLIEESRKRVANGEKPLFNSHMFDGSELPLKENMDVAVGLLKECSELGIILEVEAGVVGGEEDGVNNEGAPASKLYTTPEDMLYVYERLSEVKGARYMFAATFGNVHGVYKPGNVKLKPIILKQGQDAVVAKYGEAASFDLVFHGGSGSSLEEIRETLEYGVVKMNVDTDTQYAFTRPIAEHMLRNYDGVLKIDGEVGNKKHYDPRSYLKKAEESMKNRVIEAVKDLRAEGTTLGK
- a CDS encoding DUF4395 domain-containing protein; its protein translation is MSKIIQFGEDVKGYNIRVLNEREIRAAAGILFVLMFIAILKVIFTADFTLLKYAIVIFLTDMVIRVFINPKFSPTLIIGRWVVKNQTPEYVGAVQKKFAWYIGIALGIIMLALQVIVNSYSPITGMICLICLIFLFFESAFGICLGCKFYPMLFKDKVQYCPGEVCEIKDRHEIQKTNFVHLAIVLGFVAYIIITVFLFDENFSKKPYDLFGIDNRTEVVKN
- a CDS encoding DUF1684 domain-containing protein, with protein sequence MKSILIIIFTSIIIFCSCKSEKNIKPISAEYKKEIEDWHKKRIENLKKETGWLNLVGLFWLQDGENSFGSGENNKIIFPKNSPTEIGKFIKNDSKILFESNPNVNVFSDGKKVDKIVMKIDLSGNPTILESGSLKWFIIKRDEKYGIRLRDLNSDLVKNFSGIERFPIDENWKITAKFIPYEKPKEVEIPTIIGTIEKEISPGKLNLKIDEKEYFLEPTSAGEKLFLVFADLTSGEETYGAGRFLVVEKPDSNNNVIIDFNKSYIPPCAFTKFATCPLPTDENKLRVKITAGEKNFGEEH
- a CDS encoding PAS domain S-box protein yields the protein MNKPKILIVEDESIVSLEIQSRLEDLGYAVSDAVFSGEDAIQSVEKILPDLILMDINLRSDLDGIETSKQIREKYNVPIIYMTAYSDDETLQRAKVSSPYAFIIKPIEVRELHTSIEIALFKSSMEKKLIESEKRFRSLFENATLGLYRTSICGKLLMANNALKNMLGYDSDEEIEAKNSVGSGYVNPKRRDEFIELLNKNGNIVGFESEWKRKDGSIIYISESARKDIDENGNVIFEGTVEDITKRKIAENNLKESEEILSTVFNSGYNGIIIHDLDGKIIKVNERVLSFHNITIEQALKLNISDIVKSPSNLEKLRSEWKNVLNGENKVIEIKTNSLKDSQLYDIEIYLTKLSIKENNYILANLRNITEQKRSNNTLIRTKEILRKVFDNVYNAIFIHDVNGEIIDVNDKVLSMYNLSKNEALSMNISQISSDDSPMDKALEYWRSVVAGENQLFEWKAKRPKENFEFPVEVFLTKISIDNNDFILANVRDITYQKLAQKKLVTTQMAVEMGSSPIFFINKKAEITYVNNAAVKMLGYSFEELTKMKVPDLDPNWNQDFWDNVGYPRLVELGSDQFETSQISKSGETIPIEVSSTIIFSEGEEIVVAIITNLTERKRAADSLISAKESAEKSNRLKTEFLASMSHEIRTPVNTILSYSSLLKDELYDLNLFQFEDIFRSISIGGQRLIRTVDSILNMSQMQTGTYEVIVQRLNLNEEVLYPLFDEFKIDAVNKGLQLHLERNSNNSFINGDSYSVGQLFTNLIDNAIKYTNQGEIIIKSYNLDDNKLYVDVTDTGIGISDEFLTQIFNPFTQETQGYSRKFEGNGLGLALVKKYCSLNNAEIFIKSKKGKGSTFTVKFNCAD